In the Tenrec ecaudatus isolate mTenEca1 chromosome 16, mTenEca1.hap1, whole genome shotgun sequence genome, one interval contains:
- the HSCB gene encoding iron-sulfur cluster co-chaperone protein HscB isoform X3 has product MWAGRAQASLRVWALWPARVAGRRPLSCSTASQTRSNAPRCWNCGGAGPGGPRRGDVFFCPHCRVLQPPDPTRDYFSLMDCTRSFKVDTMKLQQRYQQLQRLVHPDFFSQRSQTEKEFSEKHATLVNEAYKTLLAPLSRGLYLLKLRGIVIPEGTDGELEKQFLMEIMEINEKLAEAQNEAAVNDIESIVSGSPEL; this is encoded by the exons ATGTGGGCCGGTAGGGCCCAGGCCTCGCTCCGGGTGTGGGCATTGTGGCCGGCACGGGTGGCCGGGAGGAGACCCCTGAGCTGCAGTACTGCGTCGCAGACCCGGAGTAACGCCCCGCGGTGCTGGAACTGCGGCGGCGCCGGCCCCGGGGGCCCGCGACGGGGGGACGTGTTCTTCTGCCCTCATTGCCGCGTGTTACAGCCACCCGATCCCACTCGGGATTACTTCAGCCTAATGGATTG CACCCGCTCCTTCAAAGTTGACACCATGAAGCTCCAGCAGAGGTACCAGCAACTGCAGCGTCTGGTCCACCCCGATTTCTTCAGCCAGAGGTCTCAG ACTGAAAAGGAGTTCTCAGAGAAGCATGCAACCCTGGTGAATGAGGCCTATAAGACCCTTCTGGCACCCCTAAGCAGAGGACTATACCTT CTAAAGCTCCGTGGAATAGTGATTCCTGAAGGGACAGATGGTGAATTGGAAAAGCAATTCCTCATGGAAATCATGGAAATCAATGAAAAGCTGGCAGAAGCACAGAACGAAGCTGCTGTGAATGACATTGAATCCATTGTCTCAG gttccccggaactgtag
- the HSCB gene encoding iron-sulfur cluster co-chaperone protein HscB isoform X4 — MWAGRAQASLRVWALWPARVAGRRPLSCSTASQTRSNAPRCWNCGGAGPGGPRRGDVFFCPHCRVLQPPDPTRDYFSLMDCTRSFKVDTMKLQQRYQQLQRLVHPDFFSQRSQTEKEFSEKHATLVNEAYKTLLAPLSRGLYLVS; from the exons ATGTGGGCCGGTAGGGCCCAGGCCTCGCTCCGGGTGTGGGCATTGTGGCCGGCACGGGTGGCCGGGAGGAGACCCCTGAGCTGCAGTACTGCGTCGCAGACCCGGAGTAACGCCCCGCGGTGCTGGAACTGCGGCGGCGCCGGCCCCGGGGGCCCGCGACGGGGGGACGTGTTCTTCTGCCCTCATTGCCGCGTGTTACAGCCACCCGATCCCACTCGGGATTACTTCAGCCTAATGGATTG CACCCGCTCCTTCAAAGTTGACACCATGAAGCTCCAGCAGAGGTACCAGCAACTGCAGCGTCTGGTCCACCCCGATTTCTTCAGCCAGAGGTCTCAG ACTGAAAAGGAGTTCTCAGAGAAGCATGCAACCCTGGTGAATGAGGCCTATAAGACCCTTCTGGCACCCCTAAGCAGAGGACTATACCTTGTAAG CTAA